The Streptomyces sp. HUAS CB01 genome has a segment encoding these proteins:
- a CDS encoding helix-turn-helix domain-containing protein, translating to MPIVVDIDVMLARRKMTVGELADRVGITPANLAVLKNGRAKAVRFATLAALCEVFTCQPGDLLRWEAEDAAGG from the coding sequence ATGCCAATCGTCGTCGACATCGACGTGATGCTGGCCAGGCGGAAGATGACCGTGGGCGAGCTCGCGGACCGTGTAGGGATCACGCCCGCCAATCTGGCGGTACTCAAGAACGGCCGCGCCAAGGCGGTGCGCTTCGCGACGCTCGCCGCGCTCTGCGAGGTGTTCACATGCCAGCCGGGCGACCTGCTGCGCTGGGAGGCCGAGGATGCCGCGGGCGGATGA
- a CDS encoding acyl-CoA thioesterase: MTDQAQRPESDIPGKPTSASRTTLSHIMTHSDTNLLGTVHGGVIMKLVDDAAGAVAGRHSGGPAVTASMDEMVFLEPVRVGDLVHVKAQVNWTGRSSMEVGVRVLAERWNESTPATQVGSAYLVFAAVDADGKPRPVPQVVPETERDKRRYQEAQIRRTHRLARRRAIKELRERRAAEGYED, translated from the coding sequence ATGACAGACCAGGCCCAGCGCCCGGAGAGCGATATTCCGGGTAAGCCGACATCGGCTTCGCGTACGACCCTCAGCCACATCATGACGCACAGTGACACCAATCTTCTCGGGACGGTGCACGGCGGAGTGATCATGAAATTGGTGGACGACGCGGCGGGGGCCGTCGCCGGCCGGCACTCCGGCGGACCGGCGGTCACGGCCTCCATGGACGAGATGGTCTTCCTGGAGCCGGTCAGGGTCGGGGACCTCGTGCATGTGAAGGCCCAGGTCAACTGGACCGGCCGGTCCTCGATGGAGGTCGGCGTCCGGGTGCTCGCCGAGCGCTGGAACGAGTCCACCCCCGCGACCCAGGTCGGCTCCGCGTACCTGGTCTTCGCCGCCGTGGACGCGGACGGCAAGCCGCGTCCCGTCCCGCAGGTGGTCCCCGAGACGGAGCGCGACAAGCGGCGCTACCAGGAGGCGCAGATCCGCCGCACCCACCGGCTGGCCCGACGCCGCGCGATCAAGGAACTCCGCGAGCGGCGCGCGGCCGAGGGGTACGAGGACTGA
- a CDS encoding LCP family protein — MNDWPDGYGHGSRGAEPEGPRAMRHVQRRPIPQQPQGYDDRYDAPYDSGYNTGQVYGSPAGRGPGGNGGHDEPPAYGRPAPDWRRRLKVGTITVLVLALGVSIGTYFWADSKMRREVDLSKVIERPEEGDCTTYLIVGSDSREGMSSEDKKRLHTGSADGKRTDSMMILAACGSGNTMISLPRDSDVEIPSFVGSESGKTFPAEGRRVKLNAAYAEDGPELLVRTVEHNTGLRIDHYAEIGFAGFANIVDSLGGVEMDIPKAFKDKKSGADFQAGKQTLNGEQALAFVRTRYAFAGSDLDRTKNQQKFLAALANQAATPGTVLNPFKLYPTLGSGLDTLIVDKDMSLFDLGEMFFAMKGISGGDGKSMNIPISGSRGGNLVWDKEKVRQLVNQIKNDEKVTVTAD, encoded by the coding sequence ATGAATGACTGGCCCGATGGATACGGACACGGCAGCCGGGGCGCGGAACCCGAGGGGCCGCGTGCGATGCGCCATGTGCAGCGACGCCCGATCCCGCAGCAGCCGCAGGGGTACGACGACAGGTACGACGCCCCTTACGACAGCGGGTACAACACGGGCCAGGTCTACGGTTCCCCGGCCGGCCGGGGCCCCGGCGGGAACGGCGGCCACGACGAGCCGCCCGCCTACGGCCGCCCGGCGCCCGACTGGCGCCGGCGTCTCAAGGTCGGCACGATCACCGTGCTCGTGCTGGCACTCGGGGTCTCCATAGGCACGTACTTCTGGGCCGACTCCAAGATGCGCCGCGAGGTCGACCTCTCCAAGGTCATAGAGCGGCCCGAGGAGGGCGACTGCACGACGTACCTGATCGTGGGCTCCGACAGCCGCGAGGGCATGTCGTCGGAGGACAAGAAGCGCCTGCACACCGGCTCCGCCGACGGCAAGCGCACCGACTCGATGATGATCCTCGCCGCCTGCGGCAGCGGGAACACCATGATCTCGCTCCCCCGCGACTCGGACGTGGAGATCCCGTCCTTCGTGGGCTCGGAGTCCGGCAAGACCTTCCCGGCCGAGGGCCGCCGGGTGAAGCTGAACGCGGCGTACGCGGAGGACGGCCCCGAACTGCTGGTCCGCACCGTCGAGCACAACACCGGCCTGCGGATCGACCACTACGCGGAGATCGGCTTCGCCGGTTTCGCGAACATCGTGGACTCCCTGGGCGGTGTCGAGATGGACATCCCCAAGGCCTTCAAGGACAAGAAGTCCGGCGCCGACTTCCAGGCGGGCAAGCAGACCCTGAACGGCGAGCAGGCCCTCGCCTTCGTCCGCACCCGGTACGCCTTCGCCGGCAGCGACCTGGACCGCACGAAGAACCAGCAGAAGTTCCTCGCCGCGCTCGCCAACCAGGCCGCGACCCCGGGCACGGTCCTCAATCCGTTCAAGCTCTACCCGACGCTGGGCTCGGGCCTGGACACCCTGATCGTCGACAAGGACATGTCCCTGTTCGACCTCGGTGAGATGTTCTTCGCCATGAAGGGCATCAGCGGCGGCGACGGCAAGTCGATGAACATACCGATCTCCGGCAGCCGCGGCGGGAACCTGGTCTGGGACAAGGAGAAGGTCCGCCAGCTGGTGAACCAGATCAAGAACGACGAGAAGGTCACCGTCACCGCCGACTGA
- a CDS encoding acyl-CoA dehydrogenase, producing the protein MAGTPDFDLYRPSEEHDMLRETVRSLAEAKIAPFAAAVDEEARFPQEALDALVASDLHAVHVPEEYGGAGADALATVLVIEEVARVCASSSLIPAVNKLGSLPVILSGSEELKKKYLGPLAKGDGMFSYCLSEPDAGSDAAGMKTRAVRDGDFYVLNGVKRWITNAGVSEYYTVMAVTDPEKRSKGISAFVVEKSDAGVSFGAPEKKLGIKGSPTREVYLDNVRIPADRMIGAEGTGFATAMKTLDHTRITIAAQALGIAQGALDYAKGYVQERKQFGKPIADFQGVQFMLADMAMKIEAARQLTYAAAAKSERNDSDLTFQGAAAKCFASDVAMEVTTDAVQLLGGYGYTRDYPVERMMRDAKITQIYEGTNQVQRIVMARNLP; encoded by the coding sequence TTGGCGGGAACGCCTGACTTCGATCTGTACCGTCCGTCCGAAGAGCACGACATGCTCAGGGAGACGGTCCGCTCGCTGGCCGAGGCGAAGATCGCGCCGTTCGCGGCCGCGGTCGACGAAGAGGCCCGCTTCCCGCAGGAGGCCCTGGACGCGCTGGTCGCCTCCGACCTGCACGCCGTGCACGTGCCGGAGGAGTACGGCGGCGCCGGCGCCGACGCGCTCGCGACCGTGCTCGTCATCGAGGAGGTCGCCCGCGTCTGCGCCTCGTCCTCGCTGATCCCCGCCGTCAACAAGCTGGGCTCGCTGCCGGTGATCCTCTCCGGCTCCGAGGAGCTGAAGAAGAAGTACCTGGGCCCGCTCGCCAAGGGCGACGGGATGTTCTCGTACTGCCTCTCCGAGCCGGACGCGGGCTCCGACGCCGCCGGAATGAAGACCCGCGCCGTGCGCGACGGCGACTTCTACGTCCTCAACGGCGTGAAGCGCTGGATCACCAACGCCGGTGTGTCCGAGTACTACACGGTCATGGCCGTCACCGACCCCGAGAAGCGCTCCAAGGGCATCTCGGCCTTCGTCGTCGAGAAGTCCGACGCGGGCGTGTCGTTCGGCGCCCCGGAGAAGAAGCTCGGCATCAAGGGCTCCCCGACCCGCGAGGTCTACCTCGACAACGTGCGCATCCCCGCCGACCGGATGATCGGCGCGGAGGGCACGGGCTTCGCCACGGCCATGAAGACCCTGGACCACACCCGCATCACGATCGCGGCGCAGGCCCTCGGCATCGCGCAGGGCGCCCTCGACTACGCCAAGGGCTACGTCCAGGAGCGCAAGCAGTTCGGCAAGCCGATCGCCGACTTCCAGGGCGTCCAGTTCATGCTGGCCGACATGGCGATGAAGATCGAGGCCGCCCGTCAGCTGACGTACGCGGCCGCGGCCAAGTCCGAGCGCAACGACAGCGACCTCACCTTCCAGGGCGCCGCCGCCAAGTGCTTCGCCTCGGACGTGGCCATGGAGGTCACCACAGACGCCGTCCAGCTCCTCGGCGGCTACGGCTACACCCGCGACTACCCGGTCGAGCGCATGATGCGCGACGCCAAGATCACCCAGATCTACGAGGGCACCAACCAGGTCCAGCGGATCGTCATGGCCCGCAACCTGCCGTAG
- a CDS encoding DUF2975 domain-containing protein: protein MGKLAVRALRAVLVVVLAATVFVQAGTVWVLVSGSDPEDGSLPLTPLRVITVLGMVSAQVALVCVWRLVTMVRRGTVFSHAAFRYVDGVIGAIVAAALLWFAVTVLNAPGQRDDPGVTVIMGGVGVAILGVALIVLVLRMLLVQAVARDAEAAQMQAELDEVI, encoded by the coding sequence ATGGGAAAGCTGGCAGTGCGTGCGCTTCGTGCCGTGCTCGTGGTGGTGCTCGCCGCCACCGTGTTCGTACAGGCAGGGACGGTGTGGGTGTTGGTCAGCGGGAGCGACCCGGAGGACGGGTCGCTCCCGCTGACCCCGCTGCGTGTGATCACGGTCCTGGGCATGGTGTCGGCCCAGGTCGCCCTGGTCTGCGTTTGGCGGCTGGTGACGATGGTGCGACGCGGAACCGTGTTCTCCCATGCCGCCTTCCGGTACGTGGACGGCGTGATCGGCGCGATCGTGGCGGCTGCCCTGTTGTGGTTCGCGGTCACGGTCCTCAATGCGCCGGGCCAGCGGGACGACCCGGGCGTCACCGTCATCATGGGCGGGGTCGGCGTGGCCATCCTGGGGGTCGCGCTCATCGTGCTCGTGCTGCGGATGCTGCTCGTCCAGGCCGTCGCGCGCGACGCCGAAGCGGCGCAGATGCAGGCCGAGTTGGACGAGGTGATCTGA
- a CDS encoding UDP-glucose dehydrogenase family protein: MVLKITVIGTGYLGATHAAAMAELGFEVLGLDVVPEKVGMLAAGRVPMYEPGLEELLTRHVAGIEGSSGRLRFTTSWDELEEFGGDVHFVCVNTPQKHGEYACDMSYVDAAFASLAPRVKGGALVVGKSTVPVGSADRLARLLADHAPEGVDLAWNPEFLREGFAVRDTLHPDRIVVGVDCERAEKVLREVYATPIAEGSPFVVTDFPTAELVKTSANSFLATKISFINAMAEVCEAAGGDVVKLAEAIGHDERIGNKFLRAGIGFGGGCLPKDIRAFMARAGELGADQALTFLREVDSINMRRRGHMVELAREAVGGGSFLGTRVAVLGATFKPDSDDVRDSPALNVAGQIHLQGGQVTVYDPKGMANARLVFPTLGYADSALEAVRGADVVLHLTEWREFRELDPAVLGEVASRRILLDGRNALDGTKWREAGWTYRAMGRPRA, encoded by the coding sequence ATGGTCCTCAAGATCACCGTGATCGGCACCGGGTACCTCGGCGCCACCCACGCAGCGGCCATGGCGGAGCTGGGTTTCGAGGTCCTGGGCCTCGACGTGGTGCCGGAGAAGGTCGGGATGCTGGCCGCGGGCCGGGTCCCGATGTACGAGCCCGGCCTGGAGGAACTGCTCACGCGCCATGTGGCCGGGATCGAGGGCTCCAGCGGGCGGCTGCGCTTCACCACCTCGTGGGACGAGCTGGAGGAATTCGGCGGCGACGTCCACTTCGTCTGTGTGAACACCCCGCAGAAGCACGGCGAGTACGCCTGCGACATGTCCTACGTGGACGCCGCCTTCGCCTCGCTGGCGCCGCGCGTGAAGGGCGGTGCGCTGGTCGTGGGCAAGTCCACCGTCCCGGTGGGCTCGGCGGACCGGCTCGCCCGTCTGCTCGCCGATCATGCCCCCGAAGGAGTGGACCTTGCGTGGAACCCGGAGTTCCTGCGCGAGGGCTTCGCCGTGCGGGACACCCTCCACCCGGACCGCATCGTGGTGGGTGTGGACTGCGAGCGGGCCGAGAAGGTGCTGCGCGAGGTGTACGCCACGCCGATCGCCGAGGGCTCGCCGTTCGTGGTGACCGACTTCCCGACGGCGGAGCTGGTGAAGACCTCCGCGAACTCGTTCCTCGCGACGAAGATCTCGTTCATCAACGCCATGGCGGAGGTGTGCGAGGCGGCCGGCGGCGACGTGGTGAAGCTGGCCGAGGCGATCGGCCACGACGAGCGGATCGGCAACAAGTTCCTGCGCGCCGGGATCGGCTTCGGCGGCGGCTGTCTGCCGAAGGACATCCGGGCGTTCATGGCGCGCGCCGGCGAACTCGGCGCGGACCAGGCGCTGACGTTCCTGCGCGAGGTCGACTCGATCAACATGCGCCGGCGCGGGCACATGGTGGAGCTCGCCCGGGAGGCCGTGGGCGGCGGATCGTTCCTGGGCACGCGGGTCGCGGTCCTGGGCGCGACGTTCAAGCCGGACTCCGACGACGTCCGCGACTCGCCGGCGCTGAACGTCGCCGGCCAGATCCACCTCCAGGGCGGCCAGGTCACGGTCTACGACCCCAAGGGCATGGCCAACGCCCGCCTGGTGTTCCCGACGCTCGGCTACGCGGACAGCGCGCTGGAGGCCGTCCGCGGCGCGGACGTCGTGCTGCATCTGACGGAGTGGCGCGAGTTCCGTGAGCTCGACCCGGCCGTGCTGGGCGAGGTGGCGTCCCGGCGGATCCTTCTCGACGGGCGGAACGCGCTGGACGGGACGAAGTGGCGCGAGGCCGGCTGGACGTACCGCGCGATGGGCCGGCCCCGCGCCTGA
- a CDS encoding LCP family protein: protein MPTPPRSPRPRPAAARSRPVPGPTAGRPRPAAQRQAAGRNRRGPAPRPRGRGQEERPRWGMRVVTTLSVLVLGVGGIGHALVTGLDSGIGRVDPFKDMKNRPEDGNGMNILLVGTDGRDTITKEERHRYRLGGAPCRCTDTVMLVHISEDRERASIVSLPRDSYAEIPAHTDLTTGRKHGRHAVKLNAAYAEGGPALTVRTVEDLTKVKVDHYLEVDFRSFMKTVDAVGGVEVCTVRPMKDTHSGLDLKAGTHRLDGARALQYVRARHVDGAADLGRMQRQQRFVAALVQQATGSGVLLNPVKFRQVGTAALNSVRADRGFGTDQLLTLGKAMRSFTPASTEFVSVPVKDPSFPVKGVGSTVKWDPVKAERLFRALREDRPLAPERPREEASARATKVVDVPPKQIRVQVYNGTQLDGLGSRVDSALKATGFDTTRAPLNGSDRSVKRTFITYDPRWDRSARSLAVALPGAELRPVKGQGPTLKVTAGSGFTSVTPVRADTPRARGVFGAITGDEVLCR from the coding sequence GTGCCCACACCGCCCCGCTCGCCCCGTCCGCGACCGGCGGCGGCCCGTTCGAGGCCGGTTCCCGGGCCGACGGCGGGCCGCCCGAGACCGGCGGCACAGCGGCAGGCGGCGGGGAGGAACCGCCGGGGGCCGGCCCCGCGCCCCCGTGGGCGGGGGCAGGAGGAGCGGCCCCGCTGGGGGATGCGGGTGGTGACGACCCTCTCGGTGCTCGTGCTCGGCGTGGGTGGCATCGGTCACGCCCTGGTGACCGGGCTGGACAGCGGCATCGGCCGGGTCGACCCGTTCAAGGACATGAAGAACCGGCCGGAGGACGGGAACGGGATGAACATCCTGCTCGTCGGCACCGACGGCCGGGACACGATCACCAAGGAGGAGCGGCACCGGTACCGGCTCGGCGGCGCCCCCTGCCGCTGCACCGACACGGTCATGCTGGTGCACATCTCCGAGGACCGGGAGCGGGCGAGCATCGTCAGCCTCCCCCGTGACTCGTACGCGGAGATCCCCGCCCACACGGACCTCACCACCGGCAGGAAGCACGGACGGCACGCGGTGAAGCTGAACGCCGCGTACGCGGAGGGCGGGCCCGCGCTGACCGTACGGACCGTCGAGGACCTGACGAAGGTGAAGGTGGACCACTACCTCGAGGTCGACTTCCGCAGCTTCATGAAGACCGTCGACGCGGTCGGCGGGGTGGAGGTCTGCACGGTCCGGCCGATGAAGGACACCCACTCCGGCCTCGACCTCAAGGCGGGCACGCACCGGCTGGACGGCGCGCGGGCACTGCAGTACGTGCGGGCGCGCCATGTCGACGGGGCGGCCGACCTGGGGCGGATGCAGCGGCAGCAGCGGTTCGTCGCGGCGCTCGTGCAGCAGGCCACCGGCAGCGGGGTGCTGCTGAACCCGGTGAAGTTCCGCCAGGTCGGCACGGCGGCGCTGAACTCCGTACGGGCCGACCGGGGCTTCGGCACCGACCAGTTGCTCACGCTCGGCAAGGCGATGCGGAGCTTCACACCGGCGTCCACGGAGTTCGTCTCCGTGCCCGTCAAGGACCCGAGCTTCCCGGTGAAGGGCGTCGGCTCGACGGTGAAATGGGACCCGGTGAAGGCGGAGCGGCTCTTCCGCGCCCTGCGCGAGGACAGGCCGCTCGCGCCGGAGCGCCCGCGGGAGGAGGCGTCCGCCCGTGCCACCAAGGTCGTCGACGTCCCGCCGAAGCAGATCCGGGTGCAGGTCTACAACGGGACGCAGCTGGACGGGCTCGGCTCCCGGGTGGACAGCGCCCTGAAGGCGACCGGGTTCGACACCACGCGGGCCCCGCTGAACGGCAGCGACCGCAGCGTGAAGCGGACCTTCATCACCTACGACCCGCGATGGGACCGCTCGGCGAGGTCCCTGGCGGTGGCGCTGCCCGGCGCCGAGCTGCGCCCCGTGAAGGGCCAGGGCCCGACGCTGAAGGTGACGGCGGGCTCCGGCTTCACCTCGGTGACCCCGGTCCGGGCGGACACCCCGCGCGCCAGGGGCGTCTTCGGAGCGATCACCGGCGACGAGGTCCTCTGCCGCTGA